In Aeromicrobium sp. A1-2, the DNA window GGTGACCGCCGTGCTCGCCGTGCTCGTCGCGGTCTGGGCCATCCCGCATCTCGGCGACGCTAGCCCGAGCACGCGCGTCTGGGTCGAGGGCGACGAGCTGCTGGGCGTCTCGCTCGCGACCCACGTCGACTCGCTCGCCGCCCAGGTCCTGCTGCTCGCGGCCGGTGTCGGGCTGCTCGTGCAGATCTACTCGACGGCGTACCTCGCGAACCACCCGCGCTACCGCTCGTACGCGCTCATCATCGTGCTGTTCCTGCTCGGCATGATCGCGGTTGTCGTGGCCGACGACCTGTTCGTGCTGCTGGTGGGCTGGGAGGTCATGGGCCTGTGCTCGTACCTCCTGATCGGGCACGAGTGGGAGACGCCGCTGGCTCGCTCGGGTGCCGCCAAGGCGTTCCTGATGACTCGTGTCGCCGATCTGGGCCTGTTGGTCGCGATCCTGGTGATCGGGCAGACCTACGGCACGTACCGGATCAGCGAGGTGCTGGCTCAAGGCCCGAAGAATGCGACGGCGATCGGCCTGCTGGTGCTGATCGCTGTGATCGGCAAGTCTGCGCAGTTCCCGCTGCACACGTGGCTGCCCGATGCGATGCCCGGCCCCACCCCGATCACGGCCCTGATCCACGCCGCGACGATGGTCGCGGCCGGTGTCTACCTGATCGCCCGCCTGCTGCCGATCCTGTCCGCGTCGACGCTGGTCATGGTCCTGCTCGCGGTCGTCGCAGCGATCACGATGCTGCTGGGAGCGGTCTTCGCGCTGGCACAGAACGACCTCAAGCGGGCTCTGGCGTGGTCGACCGTCAGCCAGCTCGCCTTCATGTTCGCGGCGCTCGCAACCGGCGACGCGGACGCGGGCACCGACCACCTGCTGTCGCACGGCGCGTTCAAGGCCCTGCTGTTCCTCGGCTGCGGCTGCCTGATGCACGCGGTCGGCTCCAGCGCGCTCTCGGCGATGGGCGGGCTGCGCGGCCGCCTCCCGGTGACGTTCTGGACCATGACGATCGGCTTCGCGGCACTGGCCGGGGTCGTCCCAACAGTCGGCTTCTTCACCAAGGACGGCGTGCTCGACGCCCTGCATCGGGCCGGTGACGGCGAGGGACCACTGCCGGGCGGCTGGGCGTACGCCGTGCTCGGCGTGGCGTTGCTGACCTCGCTGCTCACCGCGATGTACGCGACCAGGCTCTGGTTGACGACGTTCTTCGGCGCGCCGGTCGAAGGTCACGAGGCGCCGCGCACCATGACCGTGCCGCTCGTGCTGCTTGCGGCGGCGACCCTCGCGCTGTCGATCGGCCAGCCCCTCCACCTTGGGATCGGGGTGCTGTCGACCGTGATCTCAGCGGCCGGTATCAGTCTGGTGGTGTGGCTGTGGCACAGCGGGGGCAGCGCCGAGATCCTCGTCCCGCTGCTGCCGGTCGAGCGTCGGCTGGACGCCCCGTACGCTCGCTGGCTGCCTGCCCTCGTGGGCTCGTCGGCCCGCGCGGTCGTCGAGCTCGATCGCGACGCCGTCGACGCCTACCCGCGCGCCTCGGCGGCGCTGGCCGAGCGGGCCTCTCAGGCGCTCGGGCTGGTGCAGTCGCGCAACGTGCAGCGCTATGCCACGGTCATTGCGGCTGGCGTCATCGTCCTCACCGCCGCGGCGGTGATCTGGACGTGATAGTTGCCGCCCTCGCCGCGCCCTTCGCGGTCGGCCTGCTCCTGATGCTCCTGCGCAAGCACACCCCCGGACGGGCAGCCGCCTGGCTCGGCAGCGCGACGATGACGCTGTCCCTGGTCCTGCTCGCGCTGGTCTGGGAGGGGCGCTCCGTGGTCTCCGGCGAGGTCGACGAGGGGTGGATCGAGCCGCTGGGTGCCAGGTTGCACCTCGGCGTCACGGCGCTGTCCTGGCCGTTCGTGCTGATGACCGCATTCCTCGGGGTGCTGTGCTGCGTATGGCTCGTGGCGGACGGCACCTCGCCCGCTCTCGTGGGGCTGGTGCTGGTGATCAGCGCGTCGTCGCTGGGCGTCTTCCTGTCGCTCGACCTGCTGCTGTTCTTCGTGTTCTTCGAGCTGGCCCTGATCCCGATGTGGTTCGTCATCGCGTGGTGGGGGAGCTCCGACCACAGCCCGTCGGACCGGAGTGATGGTCAGTCGAGCTCCAGGAACGTTGCCAGGGTTGCGGCGACCAGGTTCCTGCTGTTCACCGTCACGGGGTCCGCGCTGCTGCTGGTCGGCATCGTGATCGTCGCCCGCGATGCCGGTTCGCTGCAGATCCGCGACATCGCCGGAACCTCTGCGGCCGCGACGATCCTGATTGTTCTGGGCTTCGCGGTCAAGACGCCCCTGGTGCCGCTGCACACCTGGCTGCCGGACGCGCACGGCACGGCGCCCACGGTGGGATCGGTGCTGCTCGCCGGGGTCTTCCTCAAGCTTGGCACCTATGGGCTGCTCCTACTTGGGTCGCGCATGATGGCCGAGCCGTTCGGGGACGTTGCGCCCTACCTCGCGGGCGCCGGAGTCGTGGGCATCGTCTGGTCGGCGCTGGCCTGCTACGTCCAGGATGATCTCAAGCGGCTGATCGCGTACTCCAGCATCGGCCACATGGGCTTCGTCGTGCTGGCCATCTCGACCCAGAGCCGGATCGGGCTGGCGGCAGCGGTGTTCGGCTCGATCGCCCATGGTCTGGTTACTGGATTGTTGTTCTTCAGCGCCGGTGCGATGAAGGACCGCTTCGGCACGGCGTCGATGCGGGCGATCGGGCGCGGGCTCTACGGGCGTACGCCGTGGCTCGCCGCGGTCTTCGTGCTCGCGGCGGTCGCGAGCCTGGGCCTGCCCGGCCTGGCCGGCTTCTGGGGTGAGCTGCTGTCGCTCCGCGCGGCCTACGAGGTCGGCGACGTGCTGTCCAAGCCGCAGGCCTGGACCGCTCTCGGTCTAGCGGTGCTCGGCGTGGCACTCACCACGGCCTACTTCGTCCGGGCGATCCGGCTGCTCGCGCAGGGAGAGCCTGTGCCGCACGATGCCGACCGCGACCTGGGCGTTCGTGAGGCCCTGGTCGCGGCAGCCCTGGTCCTGCCGATCCTCGTGCTGGGGGTTGCGCCGGGCGTCCTGGTAGGCCTGTACGACGCTCCGGCCGGGTCCGCGGGGCAGGCGGTGGCGCCGTGAACATCCCCGTCGAGTGGTCTGTCGTCGGCCCGGCCGTCATCGTCGCGATCGGCGCCCTGGTGGCCCTGCTGGTCGACGCCTTCTACCCCCGTCGCACGTGGCTCGGCTCGGGCCTGCCGGCCAGCGCGGCCCTCGTGGTCGCTGGGCTCGAGCTGCTGCACGGCGAGATGTCGAGCTATTCGCTCGCGTTGTCGTTGATCGTGCTGGTCGGGACCCTGTTCGTGGTCGTCGCGTCGAACGTCATGAACTTCGAGAATGCGATGCCGCCGGGGGAGTACCACTTCCTGGTGCTCAGCGCCGGCGCCGGCGCGCTGATGATGGTTGCCGCGCGCGATCTGGTGACGCTGGTCGTCGCGCTCGAGCTGCTGTCCCTGCCCTCGATCGCGCTGGTTGGTCTGCGGCAGGGCGACCGACGCGCGATCGCTTCGGCGTGGACGTTCTTCCTGGCATCGGTCGTCTCGACCGCGATCACCCTGATGGGGGTATCGCTGCTGTACGGCGTGGCCGGCACGCTGGACTACGCGGGTCTGGACGCCGGGTTGCGGGACACCGCGATGCCGGACGGCGTCGTCGCGGTCGCCGTCGTGCTGACCGTCGTGGGCCTGCTGTTCAAGCTCGGTGCCGTGCCGTTCCACGTCTGGATCCCCGACACCTACGTCGGCGCTCCGGTCATGGTGGCCGGATTCCTGTCCTCGGTCTCCAAGGCGGCCTCGCTCGGTGCGATCCTGGTGCTGCTGGCCACGGCGCTGCCCCATGCGTACGACACGTGGCAGCCACTCATGGCGGTCGTCGCGGCAGTGACCATGACGGTCGGCAACCTCGGTGCGCTGCGGCAGGCCAATGCGGTCGGCATGCTGGCCTGGTCGTCCGTCGCGCAGGCTGGCTTCCTGATCGCGCCGGCGGCTGCGCTGCTGACGACCGACGGGCTCAGCGCCCCAGTGCAGTACCTCGCGGTGTACGCCTTGGCCAACCTGGTGGCGTTCGCGGCCCTGGCGGTCGTGCTGCGGCTGCGGGGGAGCACCGACTACGACGACCTGCGTGGCCTGGCGCGTACTGACCCGCCGACTGGTGTCCCGCTGGTGCTGGCCGCGCTGACGCTGGCTGGCTTCCCGCCGGCGATCATCGGCCTGGTCACCAAGTACGTCGTGTTCCGGCCCGTCGTCGAGGGCGACCACATCTGGCTGGCCGTCGTCATGGCGGTCAACGTCATGCTGGGCCTGGCGTACTACCTGCGGTTCATCGCGGTGCTGGTGGGCCGGCCCGACGTCGACGACCCCTACGTCAGCCCGTCCCCGCCGGTCTCGATCCGGATCGCCAAGTCCGCGGCCCTGATCGGCGCCGCGACTCTCGTCGTGCTGAGCGCGTGGCCCGACCTCCTCCTCTCACATCTGCCGTAACCCCCGCTGAGCCTGACGTTTCTGCGGCGAATCGCCGCTCGGGCACAGCAGAAACGTCAGGCTCAGCGGGGAGGTGAGGTGAGGATCAGCGGTAGTTGGTGAACTGGACCGCGAAGTCCAGATCGGCCCCCCTGACCAGCGCGATGATCTCCTGCAGATCGTCGCGCTTCTTGCTGCTGACCCGCAGCTCGTCGCCCTGGATCTGCACCTTGGCGCCCTTGGGCCCCTCATCGCGGATCAGCTTGGAGACCTTCTTGGCCTGGTCCTGGCTGATGCCCTCAGTGATCGTCGAGCTGATGCGGACGTCCTTGCCGGACTGGCGGGGCTCGCCCTCCTCGAGGGTCTTGAGCGAGATGCCGCGCTTGATCAGCTTGTCCTTGAAGACATCGAGGATCGCGAGGGCGCGCTCGTCGGCGTTGGCCTTGATCTCGATGCCGAACTCGCCGCTCCAGTCGATCTCCGCGCCGGTGTTCTTGAAGTCGTACCGCGTCGCGATCTCCTTCGCGGCCTGGTTGAGCGCGTTGTCGACCTCCTGGCGATCGATCTTGTTGACGATGTCGAATGACGAGTCGGCCATGGGTGCTCCTAAGGGTCTGGGACCCACCAGCCTACGAGCCTGCGCTCTCTTCATGGAACGGCGATCAACATACCTTAGGGTATGGTACCTTCTCGCGAGTGTGCGGACGGTCACATGCGGGTCGTGACCTGATGGCCCCACGACTCGTTCACCCGACGTGATGAGCGCCCCAGGAGGATCATGACCACCGTCGCCAGCCGCGGTCGTGCTGCGCTCGACGAGATCGGTGAGTTCTTCCTGTTCGTCCTCGATGTGCTCGCTTCGTTCCGCCGTCGACCGTTCCGGTGGGACGAGGCGGTCCAGCAGGGGTGGACCCTGGCGAGCGTCGTGATCATCCCGACCGCACTGGTCTCGATCCCGCTCGGTGCCGTCGTGGCGCTCCAGATCGGCAGCCTGACCCAGCAGCTGGGTGCGCAGAGCTTTGCCGGGGCAACCTCGGTCGTCGCGATCGTGCGGGAAGGTGCACCCATCGCGACGGCGCTGCTGCTCGCCGGGGCCGGTGGCTCGGCGATCTGTGCCGACTTCGGCTCGCGGACGATCCGTGAGGAGATCGACGCGCTCAAGGTGCTGGGGGTCAACATCAACGCTCGTCTGGTCCTGCCCCGACTCGTCGCGGCCATGGTCGTCGGCGTGCTGGTGACCGGATTCGTGATGGGCGTCGGGATCGCCGGCGGCTACTTCTTCAACGTCGTGCTGCAGGGTGGGACCAGCGGCGTGTACGTCGAGAGCTTCAAGACGCTCGCGACAATTCCCGATCTCGCCTCGGCCCTGGCCAAGGGCATGGTGTTCGGCGCGATTGCCGCACTCGTCGGATCGTTCAAGGGCCTGCGGGTCAAGGGCGGGCCAAAGGGAGTCGGCGACGCGGTCAACGAGACCGTAGTGATGACCTTCCTGCTGCTGTTCACGGTCAACTACGTCATGACGACGGCGTACCTCCAGCTCTTCCCCCAGGGCACACGATGAGCATCCTGTCGCCAGCCGCCGGGTTGGAGGAGCTGGGGCACCAGCTGCGGTTCTACGGCCAGTCGCTGCGCTGGGCCCCGCGCACCATCACCCGCTACCGCCGGGAGGTGCTCTCGGTCCTGTCGG includes these proteins:
- a CDS encoding YajQ family cyclic di-GMP-binding protein, which produces MADSSFDIVNKIDRQEVDNALNQAAKEIATRYDFKNTGAEIDWSGEFGIEIKANADERALAILDVFKDKLIKRGISLKTLEEGEPRQSGKDVRISSTITEGISQDQAKKVSKLIRDEGPKGAKVQIQGDELRVSSKKRDDLQEIIALVRGADLDFAVQFTNYR
- a CDS encoding NADH-quinone oxidoreductase subunit N, which produces MNIPVEWSVVGPAVIVAIGALVALLVDAFYPRRTWLGSGLPASAALVVAGLELLHGEMSSYSLALSLIVLVGTLFVVVASNVMNFENAMPPGEYHFLVLSAGAGALMMVAARDLVTLVVALELLSLPSIALVGLRQGDRRAIASAWTFFLASVVSTAITLMGVSLLYGVAGTLDYAGLDAGLRDTAMPDGVVAVAVVLTVVGLLFKLGAVPFHVWIPDTYVGAPVMVAGFLSSVSKAASLGAILVLLATALPHAYDTWQPLMAVVAAVTMTVGNLGALRQANAVGMLAWSSVAQAGFLIAPAAALLTTDGLSAPVQYLAVYALANLVAFAALAVVLRLRGSTDYDDLRGLARTDPPTGVPLVLAALTLAGFPPAIIGLVTKYVVFRPVVEGDHIWLAVVMAVNVMLGLAYYLRFIAVLVGRPDVDDPYVSPSPPVSIRIAKSAALIGAATLVVLSAWPDLLLSHLP
- a CDS encoding ABC transporter permease translates to MTTVASRGRAALDEIGEFFLFVLDVLASFRRRPFRWDEAVQQGWTLASVVIIPTALVSIPLGAVVALQIGSLTQQLGAQSFAGATSVVAIVREGAPIATALLLAGAGGSAICADFGSRTIREEIDALKVLGVNINARLVLPRLVAAMVVGVLVTGFVMGVGIAGGYFFNVVLQGGTSGVYVESFKTLATIPDLASALAKGMVFGAIAALVGSFKGLRVKGGPKGVGDAVNETVVMTFLLLFTVNYVMTTAYLQLFPQGTR
- a CDS encoding NuoM family protein, producing the protein MIVAALAAPFAVGLLLMLLRKHTPGRAAAWLGSATMTLSLVLLALVWEGRSVVSGEVDEGWIEPLGARLHLGVTALSWPFVLMTAFLGVLCCVWLVADGTSPALVGLVLVISASSLGVFLSLDLLLFFVFFELALIPMWFVIAWWGSSDHSPSDRSDGQSSSRNVARVAATRFLLFTVTGSALLLVGIVIVARDAGSLQIRDIAGTSAAATILIVLGFAVKTPLVPLHTWLPDAHGTAPTVGSVLLAGVFLKLGTYGLLLLGSRMMAEPFGDVAPYLAGAGVVGIVWSALACYVQDDLKRLIAYSSIGHMGFVVLAISTQSRIGLAAAVFGSIAHGLVTGLLFFSAGAMKDRFGTASMRAIGRGLYGRTPWLAAVFVLAAVASLGLPGLAGFWGELLSLRAAYEVGDVLSKPQAWTALGLAVLGVALTTAYFVRAIRLLAQGEPVPHDADRDLGVREALVAAALVLPILVLGVAPGVLVGLYDAPAGSAGQAVAP
- a CDS encoding NADH-quinone oxidoreductase subunit L is translated as MRRYWPYAAVTAVLAVLVAVWAIPHLGDASPSTRVWVEGDELLGVSLATHVDSLAAQVLLLAAGVGLLVQIYSTAYLANHPRYRSYALIIVLFLLGMIAVVVADDLFVLLVGWEVMGLCSYLLIGHEWETPLARSGAAKAFLMTRVADLGLLVAILVIGQTYGTYRISEVLAQGPKNATAIGLLVLIAVIGKSAQFPLHTWLPDAMPGPTPITALIHAATMVAAGVYLIARLLPILSASTLVMVLLAVVAAITMLLGAVFALAQNDLKRALAWSTVSQLAFMFAALATGDADAGTDHLLSHGAFKALLFLGCGCLMHAVGSSALSAMGGLRGRLPVTFWTMTIGFAALAGVVPTVGFFTKDGVLDALHRAGDGEGPLPGGWAYAVLGVALLTSLLTAMYATRLWLTTFFGAPVEGHEAPRTMTVPLVLLAAATLALSIGQPLHLGIGVLSTVISAAGISLVVWLWHSGGSAEILVPLLPVERRLDAPYARWLPALVGSSARAVVELDRDAVDAYPRASAALAERASQALGLVQSRNVQRYATVIAAGVIVLTAAAVIWT